AGGGATTTCATTACATCAGTTTAGTTTGAATGGCCAGCTAGTACACAAGCAAGTTCTCCACAGCCCAAAGTTAGATAATTCTGCATGACAGCATGTAAAGGCCAAGAGCTCCTGCTCAAACATGGCTCTAGAACAGTCCTGGCAACAACGTATAACACTTGTAACTGTCCATGTGGCCGATTGACCTATTACAGGGCCAGCCGGTGAATAGGAACAGCCTTCACTCTTAGAGAACTCTAGCACACCAAAACAATAGTGTTTGTCAAGATGTGACTCTGAGTCTCTGACAGTATCACCCCGTGTGGCACACTGAACACAAAGCTATTTATAAGCTACTAACCAGGGGACTGATGACCTGAATCAGGTGTTAGCACTGGGCTAAATAAAAGGCCTGTAGAGTAGACTGGTCATATTCAAAAAATGTTCTACATTGCCATAACTGGAGGCAAGTCAAATTGTTCCTCAAATAAAGCCGAATCTACCTTAAACCATGACACTTAAAGGGGAATATATGCATGAACCAGCACCGTCACCTGGGACCAGACATATGGTGCTCTTGGGAAGATACTTACAGCGCGCACGGCATCAATGATGGGCGCAGGGCCTTCGGGCTTCTTGGCATAGTTGAGCCTGGTCTGCTCGCTCACGAGTGTCCACAGTTTGTCCAGGTTGACAGTGGGACAGTGCACGGTGTTCCTCTTGAGATGGTAGTGTCTCATGCCCACCTTACCAAAGTACCCAGGGTGGCTGTGGAAGCACAGAGACCAGACAGGACACACCAAACATATTGTATTAAACCAAATTCTTACTGGTGATGAGGTTGAAGTGCAGTCTTAACACTGTCATGACAATGTAATCAACAGATGACAGAAGTGGTGGGACTGAAAACCCACCAGAAAGCAAAACCCATCAACAAAAAATAAACACAGGACTTTGTATGTGTTGTCAATAGTAACTTCACAGCATGACAAGACAACCTGTCGCTCAAAATGAACGCGACAAGGAATTATTTCATCCTACTGCCGAAGGTAAAAACATCTTATAGTACTAGAGGTGTTGGCAAAAATATCAACACTTGTAACTGCCCATGTGGGTGACTAGCCTATGAGAGGCCAGTCGGTGAATAGGACCAGTCTTCACTCTTAGAGAACTCTAGCACACCAAGACAATGGTGTTTGTCAAGATGAGACTCTGAGTCTCTGATAGCGTCACACACTATACTGAGGATCACACTCTTATAAAAACACAACATTGATCATGTTTTCTTACTACTCAAGCCACCAAACAATAGTGTACACCTACAGTAAAGGTTCACAACGCATGTTACATTGTTCCTTACTAAAACAAATGTAAAAGTACTCTCACTATTTGTCGAAGTTAATTCTGTGGTGATGCATGCCACCGGCATTACCACGACCTCCAGGATGCTTCCTGTGCTTGCCTAGGACGAGAGAGAAACAGTTCACACGTTTTGCAATAGCTACCATTACTATCCACAAGTATCACCAATGTTGACCATGCTCAACTCACCGATACGACCATGTCCGTGGCTGACGTGCCCACGGAGCTTCCTGGTCTTGGTCTTCTTGGTAGGCTGCAAGACATAATTTACTTTAGGATAACAAAATAAATATCATGATTGGACAAGATGTAGGAGACATTTATCCATGTCAACAACCAAACAGAATACTTCATGACGGGTTGCAAGAACGAGATAAATAGAACACATACATACGATCGAGCTTCCACTTCGCTTTCACGCGACCCTACTTATCGCAGGCAACGTTAACGACTAATAGATTAGCTAGTAAACCAAACTACCACAACATAGATGTGGTCATAATGGCTGATGTTGCAAGTATTTCGATATAAAATATTTTACAAGGACTGTTAATTTGAGTTTCGTGACAGAATTAAGAATTAACGAAATTGTAACATTGTCAGTAAACGTGGGTCGCTACCAAGCAAAGGCCTGTATCCAATATTCGGTAGAGCTCGCCTGTTTACAACGTTTTTCTACCGTATTCTCCTTAATAATGAcaatggacagggacaatgtctATAACATATATGATAACTAAACAAATTTGTGATTTTTCTACTCGTACAACACAGGATGGACATAGATTTCAACCTAATTTTACAGCAGAAGTATGCACGACGACACTTACCATCTTGGAGGAGAGTTGAAAGAGGAACGCGAATCTGAAATCTCACGGTTTTGTACGAGATTTACTGCCCGACAACTTTCATGGAATCCAACAGCGACATCAGACGGACACCAAGAGGAATAGAGAATAAACATCGATCATTTGACCTCGTTTATGAAACAGTGATATTCATTATTGAATTCGATTGAATGAGAATCTTTTTTTTTACCCAACCAAAACCAAATGATTAACCTTTGTAGGCCTGCATCAAACTGAAGTGAAAGCAAAAGTCAATA
This sequence is a window from Oncorhynchus gorbuscha isolate QuinsamMale2020 ecotype Even-year linkage group LG01, OgorEven_v1.0, whole genome shotgun sequence. Protein-coding genes within it:
- the LOC124039467 gene encoding 60S ribosomal protein L27a, whose amino-acid sequence is MPTKKTKTRKLRGHVSHGHGRIGKHRKHPGGRGNAGGMHHHRINFDKYHPGYFGKVGMRHYHLKRNTVHCPTVNLDKLWTLVSEQTRLNYAKKPEGPAPIIDAVRAGYFKVLGKGKLPKQPVIVKAKFFSRRAEEKIKAVGGACVLMA